A DNA window from Caretta caretta isolate rCarCar2 chromosome 7, rCarCar1.hap1, whole genome shotgun sequence contains the following coding sequences:
- the VPS26A gene encoding vacuolar protein sorting-associated protein 26A isoform X1 codes for MSFLGGFFGPICEIDIILNDAETRKTAEIKTEDGKIEKHFLFYDGESVSGKVNIAFKQPGKRLEHQGIRIEFVGQIELFNDKSNTHEFVNLVKELALPGELTQSRSYDFEFMQVEKPYESYIGANVRLRYFLKVTIVRRLSDLVKEYDLIVHQLATYPDVNNSIKMEVGIEDCLHIEFEYNKSKYHLKDVIVGKIYFLLVRIKIQHMELQLIKKEITGIGPSTTTETETIAKYEIMDGAPVKGESIPIRLFLAGYDPTPTMRDVNKKFSVRYFLNLVLVDEEDRRYFKQQEIILWRKAPEKLRKPRTNFHQRFESPEPQASAEQPEM; via the exons ATG AGTTTTCTTGGAGGCTTTTTTGGTCCGATTTGTGAGATTGACATTATTCTTAATGATGCAGAAACACGAAAAACAGCAGAAATTAAAACTGAAGATGGCAAAATAGAAAAACACTTCCTCTTCTATGATGGTGAATCTGTTTCAGGAAAG gtgaACATAGCCTTTAAACAACCTGGAAAGAGGTTAGAGCACCAAGGAATTAGAATTGAATTTGTAGGACAAATTG AACTCTTCAATGACAAGAGCAACACTCATGAATTTGTAAACCTAGTGAAAGAACTGGCCTTACCAGGAGAACTGACACAAAGCAGAAGTTATGACTTTGAGTTTATGCAAGTTGAGAAGCCATATGAATCCTACATTGGTGCCAATGTCAGATTGAG GTATTTTCTTAAAGTGACAATAGTAAGACGACTGTCAGACTTGGTAAAAGAATATGATCTTATTGTTCACCAGCTTGCGACATACCCAGATGTTAACAACTCTATTAAAATGGAAGTAGGCATTGAAGACTGCCTGCATATAGAATTTGAATATAACAAGTCGAA GTATCACTTAAAGGATGTGATTGTTGGAAAAATTTATTTCCTCTTAGTAAGAATAAAAATTCAGCACATGGAGTTGCAGCTGATCAAAAAGGAGATCACTGGAATTG GGCCCAGTACCACAACAGAGACGGAAACCATTGCTAAGTATGAAATAATGGATGGTGCGCCAGTCAAAG GTGAATCAATTCCTATAAGACTTTTCTTAGCAGGCTATGATCCAACGCCTACAATGAGGGATGTGAACAAAAAATTTTCAGTGAGATACTTTTTGAATCTAGTGCTTGTGGATGAAGAAGACAGACGGTACTTCAAACAACAG GAAATAATTCTTTGGAGAAAAGCTCCTGAGAAACTGAGGAAACCACGAACAAATTTTCACCAGCGGTTTGAATCTCCAGAACCACAAGCATCTGCTGAGCAACCTGAAATGTGA
- the VPS26A gene encoding vacuolar protein sorting-associated protein 26A isoform X2: protein MSFLGGFFGPICEIDIILNDAETRKTAEIKTEDGKIEKHFLFYDGESVSGKVNIAFKQPGKRLEHQGIRIEFVGQIELFNDKSNTHEFVNLVKELALPGELTQSRSYDFEFMQVEKPYESYIGANVRLRYFLKVTIVRRLSDLVKEYDLIVHQLATYPDVNNSIKMEVGIEDCLHIEFEYNKSKYHLKDVIVGKIYFLLVRIKIQHMELQLIKKEITGIGPSTTTETETIAKYEIMDGAPVKGESIPIRLFLAGYDPTPTMRDVNKKFSVRYFLNLVLVDEEDRRYFKQQEIILWRKAPEKLRKPRTNFHQRFESPEPQASAEQPEM, encoded by the exons atg AGTTTTCTTGGAGGCTTTTTTGGTCCGATTTGTGAGATTGACATTATTCTTAATGATGCAGAAACACGAAAAACAGCAGAAATTAAAACTGAAGATGGCAAAATAGAAAAACACTTCCTCTTCTATGATGGTGAATCTGTTTCAGGAAAG gtgaACATAGCCTTTAAACAACCTGGAAAGAGGTTAGAGCACCAAGGAATTAGAATTGAATTTGTAGGACAAATTG AACTCTTCAATGACAAGAGCAACACTCATGAATTTGTAAACCTAGTGAAAGAACTGGCCTTACCAGGAGAACTGACACAAAGCAGAAGTTATGACTTTGAGTTTATGCAAGTTGAGAAGCCATATGAATCCTACATTGGTGCCAATGTCAGATTGAG GTATTTTCTTAAAGTGACAATAGTAAGACGACTGTCAGACTTGGTAAAAGAATATGATCTTATTGTTCACCAGCTTGCGACATACCCAGATGTTAACAACTCTATTAAAATGGAAGTAGGCATTGAAGACTGCCTGCATATAGAATTTGAATATAACAAGTCGAA GTATCACTTAAAGGATGTGATTGTTGGAAAAATTTATTTCCTCTTAGTAAGAATAAAAATTCAGCACATGGAGTTGCAGCTGATCAAAAAGGAGATCACTGGAATTG GGCCCAGTACCACAACAGAGACGGAAACCATTGCTAAGTATGAAATAATGGATGGTGCGCCAGTCAAAG GTGAATCAATTCCTATAAGACTTTTCTTAGCAGGCTATGATCCAACGCCTACAATGAGGGATGTGAACAAAAAATTTTCAGTGAGATACTTTTTGAATCTAGTGCTTGTGGATGAAGAAGACAGACGGTACTTCAAACAACAG GAAATAATTCTTTGGAGAAAAGCTCCTGAGAAACTGAGGAAACCACGAACAAATTTTCACCAGCGGTTTGAATCTCCAGAACCACAAGCATCTGCTGAGCAACCTGAAATGTGA